A single window of Pogoniulus pusillus isolate bPogPus1 chromosome 11, bPogPus1.pri, whole genome shotgun sequence DNA harbors:
- the LOC135179661 gene encoding putative uncharacterized protein ENSP00000382790, with amino-acid sequence MTTNVIRPIKKPLTTIRKPGRPAKVKISGISVTVSRVSPQERKVSISNCLPPLQQQNTLEKNVPQERKNVLCNNVGPVKSVQKTSREDGSNSVVATVSRKRDIPLRHSARDRKPSLHFLHSLASSNAFTCRSALLHKSYKLHLKKAKDRKEKLRQPNQSTASKDTSELRNSGHVKVALKDGELGPISEVSLDPIFSSNPSLRWWAASTPSDTLLEELNNRFEQITNTWLRVGGNEFDKCVCEKKDPVEPDCNTEMSNPLDSCLVELETSPIKMLFQKKCDMNELCTWFMQTTETQSLSLVRKANARNPLEVVSTREVKVEAKQSDLSTCPFRKHFKKFALSSPSKPAGKLQILHNMVRSPVLSMKSNFALARLKRNEFKKLQHDRWGQPRKLYNQASRGWKSKKKNLQFFCQNQLFKNTGGETSDEVDKLQQKNTVEIQPAQTLVESQYSLLPTENEARDAFVQQMMGSSDFDPHLGLANILKSHAETNGTIYCQQNLRKEQSQDKLFQNTWKAKTFKDCRIFLRKINHVEQHNSFKINNVIYAPEAAESKSNQACMEDKRHPLLRSHSTKQSVLKKQEPAMETPKGSNSSRVTAKLDDQFHSRKLSAVNHDDNPAGSSEVLIRINKRKNPQWETTDTNIRKRHKRQSCSSGQMATYYPKYQVGICGPFG; translated from the exons ATGACTAC CAATGTGATACGACCAATTAAGAAACCATTAACCACCATTCGAAAACCTGGTAGGCCAGCAAAAGTAAAAATCTCTGGCATATCTGTGACTGTCAGTAGAGTTTCACCTCAGGAAAGAAAAGTGAGTATTAGCAACTGTTTGCCTCCTTTACAACAGCAGAACACGTTAGAAAAGAACGTgccacaggagagaaaaaatgtACTGTGCAATAATGTGGGTCCAGTAAAGAGCGTGCAGAAAACTTCTAGGGAGGACGGATCAAACAGTGTTGTTGCAACAGTGTCAAGGAAACGTGACATTCCATTGAGACATTCTGCTAGAGACAGAAAGCCCTCACTGCATTTTTTGCATTCATTAGCATCTTCTAATGCATTTACTTGTAGAAGTGCCTTACTACATAAATCTTACAAACTCCATTTGAAAAAAGCTAAAGATCGAAAGGAAAAACTTAGGCAACCGAATCAGAGCACAGCATCCAAAGATACCTCAGAACTGAGAAATTCAGGGCATGTGAAAGTGGCTCTTAAGGATGGTGAACTCGGGCCCATTAGCGAAGTATCATTAGACCCCATTTTTTCATCTAACCCCTCTCTCAGGTGGTGGGCTGCTTCCACGCCAAGTGACACTTTGTTGGAGGAACTGAATAACAGATTTGAGCAGATAACCAATACCTGGTTGCGAGTGGGGGGAAATGAGTTTGATAAGTGTGTATGTGAAAAAAAGGATCCTGTTGAACCAGACTGTAACACTGAAATGTCAAACCCTTTAGACTCCTGCCTTGTAGAACTTGAAACATCACCTATAAAAATGCTTTTTCAGAAAAAGTGTGACATGAATGAGCTCTGCACCTGGTTTATgcaaaccacagaaacacagtctCTCTCTCTAGTGAGAAAGGCGAATGCTCGCAATCCTTTAGAAGTAGTTAGTACTAGAGAGGTAAAGGTGGAAGCTAAACAATCTGATCTTAGTACTTGCCCTTTCAGAAAGCACTTTAAAAAGTTTGCACTATCCTCTCCTTCAAAACCAGCAGGGAAATTACAAATATTACACAACATGGTGAGGTCTCCAGTCTTAAGCATGAAAAGTAATTTTGCGCTAGCCAGGTTAAAAAGAAATGAATTTAAGAAGTTGCAGCATGATAGGTGGGGACAGCCAAGAAAGCTCTATAATCAGGCTTCCAGAGGTTGGAaatcaaaaaagaaaaatttgCAGTTCTTTTGCCAGAACCAGTTGTTTAAAAATACAGGTGGGGAGACCAGTGATGAAGTGGACAAGCTCCAGCAAAAAAATACAGTAGAAATCCAGCCTGCTCAGACTTTGGTAGAATCTCAGTATAGCCTCTTGCCAACTGAAAATGAAGCCAGAGATGCATTTGTTCAACAGATGATGGGATCCTCTGACTTTGACCCACATCTTGGTTTAGCAAATATACTTAAGTCACATGCAGAGACAAATGGAACAATTTACTGCCAGCAAAATCTTAGAAAAGAACAAAGCCAAGATAAACTGTTTCAAAATACTTGGAAAGCCAAAACTTTTAAAGATTGTAGGATATTTCTGAGAAAAATCAACCATGTTGAGCAGCACAATTCATTTAAGATAAATAATGTCATTTATGCTCCTGAAGCTGCTGAAAGTAAGAGCAATCAGGCCTGTATGGAAGACAAAAGACATCCTCTTTTAAGGTCCCATTCTACTAAACAAAGTGTGTTAAAGAAACAAGAACCTGCAATGGAAACACCAAAAGGATCTAATTCTTCTAGAGTGACTGCAAAGCTGGATGACCAGTTTCACAGCAGAAAATTAAGTGCTGTAAACCATGATGATAATCCTGCTGGTAGTTCTGAAGTTCTTATCAgaataaacaaaagaaaaaacccacaatggGAGACCACTGACACAAATATAAGAAAAAGACATAAGAGACAATCATGCAGTAGTGGACAAATGGCAACTTATTACCCAAAGTACCAAGTAG GCATTTGTGGACCTTTTGGATAG